A region of the Methanobacterium sp. Maddingley MBC34 genome:
TATTATAATCCAATGACTATAATTCTTCCCAGACTCCAGTATCCTGAGGTAAGTCTATTAGTGTTAGCTTAGTGTTAGCACGGATTCTTAAGATGAAACTTAAAATAACAAAGCATTAATTATATAAAACCTATATATTATATGTACTTTTCATAGGAGAAGTCAATAAAAGGTTTAAGGTATTTAATGGTTAGACTTAAACGTAAGAATTTGGTAGGGTTTAAAACATGCTGATTTAAACGCGTTTAAGATTTTCTGAATCTAAGGTTTGAATTTAGCTCTTTAAAGCCTTTTAAATGATTAAATTTATATGTGCTGTAATAATTAATAGATAAGGGGGAATACCACATGGCAGACATAAGCATTCCACAAAACATTTTTTTGCTTATCATTGCGGTGATAGCGCTTATTGCAGTAATCGTTATTGTAATGCAATGGAGAAAGGTTAGAGAAGCCCAGAGTAATGTAATATTCCTTGAAAAACAGGCAGAAATAAAGAAAATTGAACTGGTTGAACGTGATCTGGAATCCAAACGATTAATGGAAAATGTGATACCACTACCTAAAGACCAGCAGGAAAGACTTTCCCAGATCAGGGGCGAAACATCCAAAATGATGCAAAAAGTCGGTTTCCTGCACAGTGAAATCAATGAAAGAGTCACCCGCCTGGAAACCCGTGCGGAATATGAAAAACTACAGAAGCTTCTGGATGATATCGAGAAAAAGGAAGAAGAACTTAATAAAAAGGGGAAAAAAGGAGGTAAATAGTCTATGACTCCTCTAGAAATATTTGCTATCCTGGTTTTAGCAGGAGCAGTAATTGTACTACTATATTACTACCTGCAGGATAACCGTAAGATCAATTTTGATCATATGAAAGGTGATGCCACCAATTTGGGAGAAAGGGTCTATGGTGGGGCCAGTAATCTTGGTGAAAAGGTTCAGGGAGGGGCCAGTAATTTGGGTCAAAAAGCAGCAGGAGAGGGGACAATGTCAGGAATGGGTGAAAAAATCAATGTTTCTGGGGTCAGTGAAAAGGTTTCTGGGGTTGGAGAAAAGTTGAATGTTTCTGGGGTCAGTGAAAAAGTCTCAGGAATGGGTGAAAAGATCAAGGGAAAGGTAAGTGTTCCCATCAGCACCGATAATTTATCCCATCGTATAGACCTTTTCCTTAATGAACAGAGTGACCAGTTGATAGAAGACTGGGATCTGGCCACAAAAAAGGATCTATCCCAACTGGAAAAACGTTTCGATGTTGTTTCCCTTGATATTGAATCCTTGGAAAAACGTTTCAACGAGTACCGTGGAGCAACCAACAAGAAACTGGAAACTATCGAAGAGCGTCTGGATAGCTTGGAAAACCCTAAAGAAGAACCTAAAAAGTAAACTGAGGGGAAATGTACGAGGATATTGTATATTATATTTCTTATTCTTTAGCCCTATTTGGGGCTATTTTAGTTTTTTATGGTGGAATAAGGGCTGCAATCAAGGTTATCCTCAAAGAACTTTTGAGGAGATCCTATGAATATAATGACATCCGTCTGGACTTTACCAATAAGATAGTATTGGCTCTGGAATTTTTCATAGCTGCTGATTTAATCAAGAGTATAATGCAACCAACCTTAAGTGATGTTATTGTTCTGGCGGTGATTGTTGCTATAAGAACCGTGGTAGGTTATTCCTTAAACTCTGAATTAAAGGAACTATCAAGTGTTAAATGATGATTCAAATAATTCCATGAACCCCAATGCAGATATAATAAAAAAATTGAATTAAATGGGATTATAACATGGGAATTAAAAAGGTTTCCATGGGAGTGAGGGAAACCTTTATATACTCCGGAGACCCAACACTGGTATACAGCGGGGTGGGGTAGTCTGGTGATCCCGCGGGGCTCATAACCCCGAGAGCCCTAGTTCAAATCTAGGCCCCGCTACTTATTTTTTTATGGCCAGCCGAAGGGCAGCCACCGGTTTTAAGCAGATATATATCTGCAGTTTAAACTGAGGAAACTCCACCCATCATACAGAACCGTGATGTCATAAGACATCTGCTGAGAAGCAGGACTCTGGAGCAGAAACGACACGTCTTCTGGTGGATGAACATGAAGATTCGTCTGATTGACACTAGAAGGAACGGTGAAACGGCCAATCCACGGGATGCAAGGGTAAACACTGCCAGTGAATCCTGTATGAGGCAGAGGTAACTCGCATAGATGAATGCTGCCACTAACAGAAGGTGGGTTACTCTCGGCAGGCCATTATCTTTATTTTAATAATTAATCGATATTTTACTTAATTTAGAAATTCATTTTTTCATTAGAAAAATTTTTCAAATAGCAATAAACTTTTTTAAAATAAGAAGTTGTCTAATAAATTCAAAATCAGGAAAAAAATAAGAGTAAATAGAGTTTTAAATCAATGAATAAGCAAAATCTATGGTGTCAAAATTAATTACGGGACAGCCTCATAAATTAATAAAAAAAAGTTGAAAATTAAAAAAAAGTTAATGGGGGCATTGTTTTACATTAATCCTTCTGGAAGAACATCATAATTCCAGTTATGAGCAGCCATAAACCGATTAGTGCACCCAACCAGAATGGATCTTTAATGATGTATCCAAATATAAGGTATATTATCCCTATTATTATGCCCACAATTCCATTCCAACGACTACCACCGGCTTTAGTAAATACAGCAACAATACCGATGATGATTAGGAATAAACCTGCCATTGCCACTAATAATCCTGCCACGAAGCTGAAAAGACCCGGGTTCAGGATGAATCCAAGACCCAGTACCAGGGCAATAATTCCCAGCACTATCTCCAGAAGCCCCAGACCGCTGCTTTCCACTCTGTCTGAAAAACCGGCAAGTATGAGACCTATACCTAAAAATGCCACTCCAAGACCGGTTAAGATACTAATGGGGACTAGTCCCAGCAGGGGAAAGGCCAAGACTATTATACCTAAAATTATCAGTACTATGGCCAGGGTATTTTTCTGCATATTTTTCCCTCCTATTGTTAATTAACTCCCTATTGTTTGATGCATTATGTTTAGCATTAGTATTATATTTTTTGATCCATCACCCTATACTCCATATTAACTTGAAAAAAGAAGGAATGAACTTTAAAATAATGAAATAAATACTATATTCGGATTAATCCCGTGATTTGGATAACAGTATAATTTTTTACAATTTTTTGACCGGTTGAAACTCTTTAAATTAACTTACTCCATTAAAAGTTCCAGAATCAGTTCAATCCCAATGAACACAGTAGTGTAAACCAGTACTTTTCTGAAGGGTAATTCATATTTTTCCCTGAGTAGGGTTATGTAAAGGCTGATGAAGGCAACAGCAGCGGCCAGATAACGGATATCAAATTCTATATGGCCATCTAACATATCTACCATGCGGAAAAGTGCAAATGCAAATAAACCCAGCCCTATTACAGTTATAACGTAATATTCTTTTTCATTGGTCACGTCATAATTTAAGTTGATCATTTCATCAGGATTATCTGAGTTTAAAATAGATTTAAGATGACTTGAATTTACCAGAAAGTCATAGCGGCGCCTACGATCTTTATCCAGTATGCTGGTAGCGGGGATGGAAATGGATTTTGATTCATTGTTTTCTTTTGAAAGTGTTATTTCACTAACTTCCGTTTTATGGGACATTTTCATTCCCAGGGGAAGTGTAATATGCAATTCCATTTCTTCAGCTTCAGTAAGCTCAACTATGCCTTTATACCCGCGATTAAAGCTGTTAAGACTAAATTTAGGGTTCACCAGAACGAATTTGATGTCCAGTTTCACGTGTTTAAGCCCATGCTCATCTGGAGTTCCGATCCACTGATCTAAATTACCCAGATCAATTCTTAACTGGTTATTTTCTTCTAAAAATGGGATAAACCAGTCCCGGTTAACCCCAAAGATTTCCATGTCTTCCAGGACTCCTTTTTCCATTGGAAACTTAATGATGGGGTCATCTGTTAGGAGGTCCAGTACCATTCGCACCCTGCGAGCTGGAGATGGAACTATCTGGTCTTCAATATAAACACGGTTCTTTTTGGATAAAAGCAGCTTTATCCCCCCTTTTCATTCATTTATCCCTTCATTCATTTTTTAATACTATTCATATTCATGTAATACTATTACCTTATTTATGTCTTAACCTTGAATGAGTTTATCAGATGTTACTAAGATATTTGATTTTTTAAGGATTTTATTTTAGAAAATATTCAATCCCAATTCACCAGAGGAATAATCCAGTGTTCTAAAAACTATTCTAAAACCTATAATTACTCAACCAAAATATGTATATGTAAATTGTTTTTAAAATAACACACTATCTTTCAAAATAAAATGTAGTCCCTACTTATCAATAATTTACATATTCTCTAAACTTGGATGGATTAGGTTTTACAACAAATATGGGTTGATCCTGTATCCGATAGATAGACTTAATATTGAGAATATTTCATGAATATCTAAGAAATTTGGGTTCTAAAATGTTTAACAGTATATTAACCGGTTTAGAAGGATTTGTCGTTAGTTATGGGCCATGGGCAGTGTTCGGAGGATCTATCCTGGAACAAGTAGTAACTCCTATTCCCTCCAGTTTGGTAGTTTTGGGAGCTAGCTTTTTTTTAATGAAAGGAGTCGCTCTATCTATTGGATCTCTGGAAACCATGTTTTTAACCATAACCCTCCCTGCTGCACTGGGAGTAACCCTGGGTTCACTGTTATACTATGGGATAAGTTATAAAGTTGGAATCCCCTTTGTTGAACGTGCTGGGAAATATTTGGGGGTCACAGTGGAGGATCTGGAGAAAGTGGAGAAGAGAGTAAAGGAAAGCAGATATGAAAGTCTTTTCCTGTTTGCGGCTAGGTGTGTGCCGGTGATCCCCAGCATAGCAATCAGCCTATTCTGTGGTATGATACGATACAATCCGCGGAATTATATGATAATAACATTTTTCGGTGCACTGGTGCAGGCATCCATTCTGGGAATCATTGGATGGCAGTTTGGAAACTTTTACCTAACTATATCTGAGGGGTTATCATTTATAGACAATATAATACTAGTAATTCTAATTTTGGCTGTTGTTTATTTTATTATTAAGAACAAACGGAAAATAAGCAA
Encoded here:
- a CDS encoding putative membrane protein (PFAM: Protein of unknown function (DUF1622)), with translation MYEDIVYYISYSLALFGAILVFYGGIRAAIKVILKELLRRSYEYNDIRLDFTNKIVLALEFFIAADLIKSIMQPTLSDVIVLAVIVAIRTVVGYSLNSELKELSSVK
- a CDS encoding putative membrane-associated protein (PFAM: SNARE associated Golgi protein), which gives rise to MFNSILTGLEGFVVSYGPWAVFGGSILEQVVTPIPSSLVVLGASFFLMKGVALSIGSLETMFLTITLPAALGVTLGSLLYYGISYKVGIPFVERAGKYLGVTVEDLEKVEKRVKESRYESLFLFAARCVPVIPSIAISLFCGMIRYNPRNYMIITFFGALVQASILGIIGWQFGNFYLTISEGLSFIDNIILVILILAVVYFIIKNKRKISN